Below is a window of Drosophila miranda strain MSH22 chromosome 3, D.miranda_PacBio2.1, whole genome shotgun sequence DNA.
TAACATAACACGCATATTTATTTCAACCAAGACACCCAACCAAATCACACCAAACAGTGACTAGTAAGCCCCCGTCGTCGTACTCGGCAGCTGGCTGTGACGAGAACAGTGAATCTCCATTTCGATATGTGATAGGAACTTTGGttactctttctctctctctctctctataaaCCCTCTTGATCTGTTTGTCTTTTTCCAAAGGGATCCAACGAAGGACAGCAGCCTCCTTTTGTATATTTTGAAATGTGATGATTTTCTCTGGGCTTTCGTTGGTGTCGTTTGGAAATAGGCATATCAGATCCCCTATAGCCCTAGTTAGGTTCTATATCTTAATATTTATCACATAATTTGGGTTTTAAGCCGCGACTGATTTTATCCTCTACAAAGGTAAGAAGTTTGATTTCCTCTTCTATTTTACTTTCTTTCAACTTTTGATCGCAGAGTTAAAAGcttacaaaacaacaaaagaaacaaaaaacaaaaaaaaacatcaaGTAAACtgaaaaatacaataaaaacaGAAAATACTTAAACAATCGTCATCAAGTTGTCTTTTATTTTATACAAAAACGTTTACTGCTTCTAAAATATTCCATGAAAGAAAAATTCCATTTCCATGTTATTGCGAAATGAAGAAAACGCACTCTTCGGTAAAAGTAAACCAGACGCTAAACGGAAATACTTCAGCCCTGTAGTACCTTGCTTATGTTCGTATCTAATCCTAAAGAAAATCTACTTTGAATCATAAACGTGTAGAAAAAGAACATTTTCCAAACACATCTCTCACCAAACACCGGGGGAAAAGGACATACAAACAGTCGTAACAAATTCATTTGCTCGAACCCATGTAATCGCATTGGTAAAAAAATAACACAAAAATTCATCAGCCGCTCGCTCGGATACCTAGAGATTGTTCAGTCCCCTGTTCTACGAGTCTCATACTGGATTGTACAGATCCTTCCCTTTGTCTGGCTTTGTGCAGATTTAACTTGTGCCCAGATGCCGCCGCTGCCGTTGATGATGTCGCCGATGGAAGATATTTGATGTAtggtctgtctgtccgtctgtcggtcccccacttctctCTTACTCTCTCTTTGCCCCTCTGTCTGACTGACTGCTAGCGACGTTCTGTAGAAACTTATTGTTCTATATTCTTACCTATTTTACCAAACTTTAAACAGGTGCCGCCCGAGTTTAAATTGCCCATACTATATTTAATTGATTCGATAATTAAGAATGTGAGAAGCAGCTACGTGCAGTTGTTCGCACAATGTATAGTGAACATATTCCTCAACGCGTTTGAATCGGTAAGTCATCCATCTCACTTAAGTGTTTACCTTTCGCTGGCATTAACCAACTTCACCTTTTAGGTGCAGCATTCCCAGTCGCAGTTGCTGGAGAAGGTCCGCGAACGGATGTATGCCCTGCGACAGACCTGGAACGAGGTGTTCCCACCTTCCAAAATGTATGCCCTAGACGTAAAGGTGAAGCGTCTTGATAATAACTGGCCCATTACGGCCAAGAACCCCACCAACAAAATACATGTTAATCCCGCCATTCATGTTAATCCGGACTTTCTCAAAACGGTAAGCAGTCTGCTGGCAATTGTCTCTCCTCATCGCAAATAGACTGGCTAACGTTGTTCCTTCTTGGTACTCTCGCACAGGGTTTGGTTCCTGGGATGCCGGTTAACTCCACACTGCCCAGCGACATGGAGGAGATACTCCAGGCTAAGACCcgcgagcttctggagctcaAGAAACGCAAACTGGAGCTTGAGCTAGAGCAAACCAAGAAGCATTTAGAGGAGCAAGAGCGTCAGCTGAACCAGGCGACGGATGCTATTGCTGTCGCACCCAATGTCGCTATGCCAGCGCCACCCGCTTCTGTTGCTGCTCTTCGTCCACCTATTATGGAACCAGTCGTTCGAAATTCTCGAAACGCTGGGAATCCTGGGATACCAAACACGCCAGCTGCCCAACAGGTAATCCAAAAGGCATAGAGGATTAACATTGATCAAAGCTAACATGGTTTTTCCCCACACAGCCCTTTTCCGCGAAGTCAAGGGTTAATCCAGTCAATCCGGCTCTACTGAACTCTGTGCGTCAGCGGGATCCACGTTTGGCGCGGCAAATGCAATCTCAAGTGGAGGCGGCTCCCTCGCGATCCTCTGATCCCCGTCTGGAGGGAAAATCCTCCTCATCTTCGCATAAATCTAGTCGATCGCGCAGCAAGTCACCGGTACGCAACAGCAGTCGCTCCACCAAGAgcaacaatggcagcagctCCCATCCAAACAGCTCATCGAATCGCAAGCGCAGCGAATCCAAGAGCTCAACATCTTCATCGGGATCTGATGCACGACACAAAAGTGGAGGTGGCGCTAGCAGTAGCTCCTCGACACTATCGCCTGCCAAACGCTCATCTAAACCATCGGCAAAGGAGCATTCCGACCGACATGACCGAAATGGATCACCGTCAAATTTGAAGCGTAAAAGCACCTCTCCAACCACCTCGCCATTAAAATCTAAGCGTAATGCTGCACACAAATCGTCATCGTCCATGCGCGGAAAGTCGTCCTCGACCCGATCACGCAGTCGCTCGCCCATCTTCATGGACGTTGACCTGCGCAGCGGTGGTGGAAAGTCTCCCGAACAGAAAACAGCAGCTCCAGAATCCCTATCTCAagtggcagcatcagcatcagcatcatccTCAGCCTCAGCATTAGCAGCGGCAGTAGCAGCAAAAATGACAATCAGCACGAATGATTTAGAGAAACGTAAGAAACAACTTTTAATTATAATCTCACATTTGTTAGCCAACAAGCAAGTCGACCTCGAAGCTCATGGCCGTACGGGCAAAGTAGTTGAGAAAGCTGAAATTACAAACCAAATTGGCGGCACTCTCTGGCTTAGGCAGGTGGAATGGCGGGCTCTTGTGGGCGTGTGTTGTTGACCCATCGTAAGGTTTTTTGCTCTACCTGTCTACCTTCCTCCCGCAACCCAAGCTGTGAAAGCTGTGATAAATTGTGATATTCATCCTAAAGACGATACCTCAAGACGGAAAGTTCATCACGTTTTAGCTAGTCATTTATTTGAAAGATTATAGCATTATTTTGAATTTAAGATCTTGCTAATTTATCTAGAGCTGCAGCTACACGTAGAATGTACACCGTGTGTCTTATTTGGTTTCCGCTTTTCGGGCAAAGTTCCAAAGTCTGTGGAATATCTAGGTCCAGGTGCACACCACTGATCTAGAGTAAAAGTAATCTTCCCAGGAAATAGCAAAAGTTAAACGTTAAACGAATTATATTGGAGTAGAGATCTTGTGGATTTATCCAAGAAAATGACAGGTTAAACGAGATGAACTTTCCTTGGTCGTGTCCTCGTCTGCCCTTCGTTCTGAATAGAGGATCGTTACAGTGCGCATCCCTTCATAATTTTGTTCAAATCTTCCTCTACACGAGCATACTCGAACTTGTTCGGCTCCTTCGTTCCTTCGTTGTTTTCTGGTCCATTTTTTTTGGTGGGGAATAGAACGAACGCAGCCTGCCCACATATGATCTCACTTAGTATATTTAtggaatttttttttaataattaaGAGTGCTATCAAAAAAGAACCctagcaaaaacaaaaccaaaaccttttgaaaatcaaatcaaatcgtAAACTAAAGTGTAAATAAAATGTGTTTGAAAACCTTTTGCATTCCCAGTTGTTTTAATTGATGCAAAACGAAGCCAGGGTGCCGCCTTTTGTTGTGATTTGTAGTTTATTTATACGAAACCAAAAAAAGCACAAAACTAAATTGAAacgagcaaaaaaaaaaaacagaacaaaaaagaacaaaagaaaacaaataaTGATAGCTGTCAAGTAATTTTTGTACTTAAACCGCCTATTGATAAAACATTGATTGATTTAGATGAAAGAGaaactaaaataaaataaagacTGCAGTTTTAATTTGTTGTGAACACAACCCGTGTAAATCCAAAGCGAACATAAAATACTAATATATAAACACTGGAGTATCGACAAGCGAGACCTACTTACATACTTATATTACATatcatatttattttataattgTTTGAAGCGTAATTTTGTAGTTGGCTTAtgtatgtattgtatttgCGAGCCAGCCAGCAGAGCAGCTagttgtattttgtatttctaCTATTTGTACATCTATCTTATTTTTGTATTAGTAGAACGGCACTTTTCCCCTTTACCTTCCCTCCCCCTAGTATTTATACTATTTGAATCCCGCCTATTATGATTTTTTTTAATAGTCTAACCTAACATTGCGCCTCATTGCTTCCACAAACGGAGCCCCCAGCCCCGTGGAACTGCACTTGCACTCCACGATTTTGTTGcattatttaattaaatttctcACTAATTCGACACTAGCCTGGCTGTTGTGCCTGATGGTGATTGAAGGCCAAGGCCTGGGCCTGGTCCCCTCTTCTCTGTATGATTTTTTCATTATGATTTTCTCATATTTGGTGCTCGCCCAGATTTAATTTGCTTAGCACATCTTCTGCTTTTATTTCCATTTTACTTTGGTCGTTctcttgcttccatctcactCTCCCCTCTCCGTAAGAACAAAAATGTGTGCCCAAAAgcaaaatcaattttctagaTACATTTCAAATACTTGAACCAGGCCCTCCAGCTCCTGCAGCTTCAAGTCCACCGATTATGGTGGCATCCAGTATGGACATTGACTTGAGGCGGCCCCAGACGCCGCCTCCGCCAGCATTCGCCATAGCCAAAACCAAACCACTCGACcagagcaacagcagaagcaccACCAACACGACCACAACAACATTCAcatccaacaacaacagcatcagcagcacaACAAAAATTGCTAGTAGCGCCTCCAACGCATCATCGCCATCATCTACTAGTACTACGTCTTCTTCAAAATTGCCCGCAAAAGTGTCgttcaaaatacaaaaacagTTTAATAAATTAGATAAATCTACAGCGAATCTATCAACAGCATTACTGATAAGCCCATCaacatcagcatcagcatctgCATTAGCCGCCGCATCCGCACCACTAGTCAATCAGAGCTCGCCGCAGGGTAATGTATCGGAGGTACTGCAGCAATCCATCAACAAACTGCTGCAGGTAcaaggcatcactggggagaAGCGCTCCGCAGATTCGCTACCCTTAGAGATCGACGAGGATGAGCAGCCACCGCAGCAGAAACGCAGCAAATCAACTAAACTGGACGCGTGAGTGATCTGATATTCTAGAAGTACTTGGTTAACCGTGGCAGCTCATCAATAACTCCCATATACCCCTTAGTCTCTTCGGCAGCGAGGATGTTGATCTGCGTCGCGAGATTCCCGCTGTGGTAAAGCCTGGAAGTGCCAATGCAGTCATCGTGGTGGAAGACGACTCAATGGACAACTGTGATGTGGAAAAGGTACATTTCGAGACGGAGCTCCGTTTAGTTTTCTGAAACCATTTTACATTGccttttattttgttgttttctgtAGCCACAATCCAAAACAAATTCGCAGCTCAAGAGGCCATCACTCGAGGAGCTGCGCGCCAAGCTGGCCAAGTCTGCGCGTCTCCACAACAAGCTATCCGGTAAGTCCGGTAAGTAGACATCacaccaccaacaacaacagccaacTAATGAACTAATGAATCTCTCATCCCTCCAGACAAAGTCAGAGATCAGTCTGTGGTGCAGCGTCTCAAGCAGCTGGCCGAGCTGAAGGCCAACGATGATTCGCAGGAGGCGCACGACGAGAAGATGCGCACGATCCTCAGCCAGGCTCAGGAGATGTACGAGAACCACAATATGAACCAAGAGCAGTACAAGGACCTGGTCCAGAAGGTTGTGGCCATTAACGAGAACAGCAAGATGAAGGAGTCCCGTCGCCGACCTGATGGTGCGGAAGTGGAGCGTAATGCAGCCCGAGATGCTGTTCTGCGCAAGCGGATACCCAAGCTCAAGAGCAACGAGAATCATTCCTCTGGCTCGCCACGCAGCGACGGCTCCCCTAGATATGAGGATCAGCCAATACAGGGATCGACGTCCACCGAAAAGCCGACGCAAAATAAACGGGAGAAGTCCAAGAGAGAGAACAAGAGACGAAAGCCCAGCAAATGGGGCGAACAGGTGGATCCTGCGGCTGCTCAAAGGGCCGCCTGGCAGTTGGCCAATgtcaataacaacaacaacaacagcaataacaataataagAGATGTGGAGCTGGAGGAGCGGGGGGTTCGCTTCCTGTCGTACCACCCGGGTTCCGGGGAATGCCCTGGCAACAGCCGCCTGCGATTGTGATGCCACAAACGATCGTCCCGCCACCACCACAGCCGCCCTCGATGATGGGTCTGCCACCAGTTCCGCCCGTAACAATGACCAAGGCCATCAATTCGCTGGACAACCCCATGGCGGATGTGGTGCGCAGCATCGCCATCGATGGCGGATCCAAAGAGATTCGCTTCTACAACCAGGTGGCCATCATATTTATGGATGGCGACGAGCCGCACGAGATTGGCTTCCAGCATGGCCAGCGCGTGATCCTGATCGATCACAATGAGCCTCTGCCGCTGAGCTTCAACGATGACTACaagccgttccatctagatgGGGCCCTACATCGCATCCGCTTTGGGTTTCCCTCCCGCGAGCTCTATATCGACGATCATTGGTATGAGATCTACTTTGGTGGACCGCCAGTCTCCCTGCCCATTGGCAACAGCCTGCACGTACTCAAGGCGGAGGGTCCTCCGCCCAATGTGGACATTGGCCGAGTGCGTCGTGACCTGGTGGTTGGCAAAATAAACATGATTGTGGATGCCCACACGATTGTTCCACTCTTCCTGGATGCCAGACAGCAGACCTTCCAGATGGGAGCCGAGCAGCATTCGATACAGTTTGTGGACAGCTTCCAATATGCTCTCCTCGATGGCCAGCTCCAGAAGATCGAATATGGCGGCCTGCCCAAGGGCATGAAGCTGAATGGCGGACGCAGCTGCTTTATCCGATTCGGAACCCTGCCAAAGGGCGTTGTGGCCGGCAAGACGCACGTGGCTGATATGGTCTACATTAAGACAGAAGCTCCGGCAGAGCCACCCCAGCCCCCACCGATGATTGTCCAGCCCCTGCCCGTAGTGGAGCAGCagccagcggcagcagcacaTGTACCAGCCGTATCCCTGCCAGCTGCATCCAATGCTCTTGGCAATCTGAATATCAATGATTTGTTCCAAAAGCTCGTCTCGTCTGGAATAATTGGTGGAACCTCTATTCCGGGGATATCGTCTGGCGAATCAACCTCAACCAAAGAAGCGCCCGCAGCTGCCGCTCCAGCTGATGCCCAAGCCACAGCCGCCCCACCGGTGTACGTTTCGCCGCCAACGGAGCCCATCAAACGCATCAACCTACAGAGGCCAGAGACTATTAAGACCCGGCAGTCGGCGGTGGTGGCCACGCTCTACCTGGGCATGCAGTGCAGCAGCTGTGGTGTGCGTTTCCCGCCAGAGCAGACCATTAAGTACAGTCAGCATCTAGACTGGCACTTCCGTCAGAACCGACGCGAGCGTGACTCGACCCGCAAGGCCACCTCCAGGCGCTGGTACTATGACCTGAATGACTGGCGGCAGTACGAAGAGATCGAGGATGTGGAAGAGCGGGAGAAGAATTTCCTGGATACGCAGGGCCAGCCAGGCGGCCCCGATGCAATCGATGATCTCTCCCAGCAACGATCGCTGGACTCGCCTGTGCCCACCTGCGCAGCCGGTAACGATGATGTGGACCGTTCCTGCGACATGTGCCACGAGAAGTTCGAGCAGTTCTACAACGAGGAGCTGGAGGAATGGCACTTGCGCAGTGCCATTCGCGTCGAGGATAAGATCTACCATCCATTGTGCTATGAGGACTACAAGACTTCGTTGAACCCGCCCGCAGAGCAAAAAGACTCCAAAGATGTGGACATGAACAACACCGATGACAACGCAATGGACACGTTACTTAAGCTGGAGGATGGGGGTAAGGAAGATGGTAAGTTGCATGAGATTTCTGCTGTGCTTTTCTTCTTGGGTTCTTGAGTTCATGGTCTTTCTTCTCTTTTTGGTGAACAGACGCCGCTAAGCGTGCGCCGAACCTGttcgatgatgatgacgatgatgtaATTGTGTTGCCCAACGAAGAGCCCAGCGTCACTGAAATTGTCGACGACGATGAAGATGAGTATGTCCCCGCCAATGTGACGCGCGCCGAAATGGGCAACGAAACGGAGGACAAGGTGGAACCCAGCTCTGGCTGCGAGCATGATGGGGAGAAGCAGAaaagcagccagcagccacagAATGAATCAGCCAACGAGTCTGATGTGGAGATCCAAGAGCCAAACATTCCCTTCACCGATCTGGACACGTATGTGGAGAAGGAGATGGATGATGAGACGCGGTTGGCCCTGCTAAATGTAAAGATCAAAGAGGAGCCCAAGGACGAGTACGATGAGGACGAAGACGATGGCTTCGAAGATGTGGGCACGGTAGTGCCACTGCTGCCGTTGCCCGAGGATGAGATATCCATCAACAGCAGCGGTAAGTGTGTCCAGACAACAGTTATTCAACGCGTTGCTCATACTTTTGGTATCATGTCAGAAACACAAACCCAAACGATTGGATCCTCGCCCTCGCCGGCTACTATAGAGCGACCAGCTTCGGTGGCCTCGCTCACTCTTCCAGCCAACGACGATGAGCTGGAGGCCGCGGACACGGTGGCGACGGTGGCCAACGCGGAAACAGAACTGAATGGAGAGCCGCAGGAGTCGACGCATAACCTGAGCGCAGCAGGACCGGCACCGGCGTTACCTTTGACTAACTTAGTTAATAGaatcaaaataaatattaCTAAGAATACAAGTAGTATAGCAAGTAATAGTGCCTCCAACGGCTCATCAATGGCCGCCACATCGACgccggcagcagcaacgaTGGGATCGGCAGCGGATACGCAAGTCTCGGCCATCAGTGTCATAGGCGGATCCGGAAACTGCAGTTCTATGGAGACCTCGCAGCAGGTGAACGCAATTCAAACCATTTCCACCATTCCAGTTCTGTGCGGCGGTAACACATTCGTCCCCAAGATTGCAACCAGTGCTCCAGCCAATATCAGTTCCATCTCGGTCATTGGCAGCAGCTACGGCACCAACAGCCGCAACAGCAACTCAATCGCGACCACAACGGCACCAACTTCGGCGACAGTCTCGGCGGTTGTTGGAGCGGGATCATCTTCTGCCGTTGCCCAGAAACCAGCCACACCCCCGCCTGCTGTCGATGCCGATCCGGAGCCGGTGGTTGAACTGAAGCCAGCGTTGCGGAATGTGACGCTCAAACGAACGAAAAAGGTCCAGAATGGCACCGAAACATCGGGTCTCTGCTCGATCATGTAACGCGTGAACACAGATATTcctatttaatttttttgcaattatttttaCACGTTACTTAGTTTTAGAAAATTATGGAAACGTTCTCCATCGCGGAGCGTTCTTTGTTCTTTGTAGGTACCCATTACGCACTAGGGGCCGAGCTCTCCTTCCCACCAGGAGCTCTAGCCCATACACATTCGTCATCATCAGTTATTTCGGAAAAAACAACGGccaaatttaataaaaaacaATTACAACTGAATAACATACTTTGTGATAATTTTATAACACAGGAAAACGAATTACAATACCCTACAAGCGTCACATCCACATGCTTTTCTATCATTGCTAATGTTTTGTATATGCTAAATTGAAGGAATAAATAGAAAAACTGAATTAACCAAATTACTTGATAACTTTTCAATCGTATAGTTATTGTTACCCATATTTAAATTATATCCATAAAATATTCTGAATAAAGCATTTCAATTTAATCATAAATAAAAGTGTTATTTGAAATTTTCAATTAATTGCAGTTAAAATTACTTGCgaatgtatatatgtacatagtgCCACTTATGTTTAAGTGCGCGCCAAAACCAGTGTTGCCTGACCTCAGAAATGGCCACTTTTGAAACAGCTGTTTCTATGTACTAAAAAATCCATACCGCTTTAAAGTATGCACGTGGGCCTATTTCGGCTTTTAAACTAAGtttttataataaatatattgaATTAAAGCCCAAGCACTGGTCAGTTATCAAGATGTCATCGTCCTTTTTTCTCAAAGCAGGCGCCAAGGCCAACAAAAAACGGAAGGTAAGACAGAAGCCGCCCAAAAAGAAACGTACCTGTAATGTTTGAAAAAGAATCCCGCAGCAACAAAAGGTAAGGGCGTCAAAACAGCAGCGAAATCGGGGAAATCGGGTTTCCAGAATGCCCGTGCAGAAGGGCCAGTGCCGAAGAAGCAACGCCGTCCCAAGGAAAAGGATGAGGAAATTGAAAGTGATGATGAGGAGTACAACAGTGACCTGGGAGACGGAGGCCACAACACTTTAGCCTTCTCTTCCGACGAGGGCGAGGAGGAGACTGCACAAGACAAACGTCTGCGTCTGGCTAAGCAGTATCTATCGGAGATTGAGAAGCAGGAGTCGGAGCGTGCCGAAGATCGGGAGCTGGGCCAGAGTGTTGAGCAGCGCCTACAGACTGACTACTTGGATAGCGTGGGTAAACTGCGACGGAACATTGCCGGCAACCTGAAAACCAATGAAGTGACAAGTGTTCTCAAACACAAGCTCCACCACATGCCAATCTGTGCACTGGCTCTC
It encodes the following:
- the LOC108159343 gene encoding uncharacterized protein LOC108159343 isoform X6, producing the protein MDQLFQSYRDDERRIGEEYLSSLQDLNCNSKPLINMLTMLAEENINYAHVIVRVVEYYISQVPPEFKLPILYLIDSIIKNVRSSYVQLFAQCIVNIFLNAFESVQHSQSQLLEKVRERMYALRQTWNEVFPPSKMYALDVKVKRLDNNWPITAKNPTNKIHVNPAIHVNPDFLKTGLVPGMPVNSTLPSDMEEILQAKTRELLELKKRKLELELEQTKKHLEEQERQLNQATDAIAVAPNVAMPAPPASVAALRPPIMEPVVRNSRNAGNPGIPNTPAAQQPFSAKSRVNPVNPALLNSVRQRDPRLARQMQSQVEAAPSRSSDPRLEGKSSSSSHKSSRSRSKSPVRNSSRSTKSNNGSSSHPNSSSNRKRSESKSSTSSSGSDARHKSGGGASSSSSTLSPAKRSSKPSAKEHSDRHDRNGSPSNLKRKSTSPTTSPLKSKRNAAHKSSSSMRGKSSSTRSRSRSPIFMDVDLRSGGGKSPEQKTAAPESLSQVAASASASSSASALAAAVAAKMTISTNDLEKPLLISPSTSASASALAAASAPLVNQSSPQGNVSEVLQQSINKLLQVQGITGEKRSADSLPLEIDEDEQPPQQKRSKSTKLDALFGSEDVDLRREIPAVVKPGSANAVIVVEDDSMDNCDVEKPQSKTNSQLKRPSLEELRAKLAKSARLHNKLSGKSDKVRDQSVVQRLKQLAELKANDDSQEAHDEKMRTILSQAQEMYENHNMNQEQYKDLVQKVVAINENSKMKESRRRPDGAEVERNAARDAVLRKRIPKLKSNENHSSGSPRSDGSPRYEDQPIQGSTSTEKPTQNKREKSKRENKRRKPSKWGEQVDPAAAQRAAWQLANVNNNNNNSNNNNKRCGAGGAGGSLPVVPPGFRGMPWQQPPAIVMPQTIVPPPPQPPSMMGLPPVPPVTMTKAINSLDNPMADVVRSIAIDGGSKEIRFYNQVAIIFMDGDEPHEIGFQHGQRVILIDHNEPLPLSFNDDYKPFHLDGALHRIRFGFPSRELYIDDHWYEIYFGGPPVSLPIGNSLHVLKAEGPPPNVDIGRVRRDLVVGKINMIVDAHTIVPLFLDARQQTFQMGAEQHSIQFVDSFQYALLDGQLQKIEYGGLPKGMKLNGGRSCFIRFGTLPKGVVAGKTHVADMVYIKTEAPAEPPQPPPMIVQPLPVVEQQPAAAAHVPAVSLPAASNALGNLNINDLFQKLVSSGIIGGTSIPGISSGESTSTKEAPAAAAPADAQATAAPPVYVSPPTEPIKRINLQRPETIKTRQSAVVATLYLGMQCSSCGVRFPPEQTIKYSQHLDWHFRQNRRERDSTRKATSRRWYYDLNDWRQYEEIEDVEEREKNFLDTQGQPGGPDAIDDLSQQRSLDSPVPTCAAGNDDVDRSCDMCHEKFEQFYNEELEEWHLRSAIRVEDKIYHPLCYEDYKTSLNPPAEQKDSKDVDMNNTDDNAMDTLLKLEDGGKEDDAAKRAPNLFDDDDDDVIVLPNEEPSVTEIVDDDEDEYVPANVTRAEMGNETEDKVEPSSGCEHDGEKQKSSQQPQNESANESDVEIQEPNIPFTDLDTYVEKEMDDETRLALLNVKIKEEPKDEYDEDEDDGFEDVGTVVPLLPLPEDEISINSSETQTQTIGSSPSPATIERPASVASLTLPANDDELEAADTVATVANAETELNGEPQESTHNLSAAGPAPALPLTNLVNRIKINITKNTSSIASNSASNGSSMAATSTPAAATMGSAADTQVSAISVIGGSGNCSSMETSQQVNAIQTISTIPVLCGGNTFVPKIATSAPANISSISVIGSSYGTNSRNSNSIATTTAPTSATVSAVVGAGSSSAVAQKPATPPPAVDADPEPVVELKPALRNVTLKRTKKVQNGTETSGLCSIM
- the LOC108159343 gene encoding uncharacterized protein LOC108159343 isoform X5 produces the protein MDQLFQSYRDDERRIGEEYLSSLQDLNCNSKPLINMLTMLAEENINYAHVIVRVVEYYISQVPPEFKLPILYLIDSIIKNVRSSYVQLFAQCIVNIFLNAFESVQHSQSQLLEKVRERMYALRQTWNEVFPPSKMYALDVKVKRLDNNWPITAKNPTNKIHVNPAIHVNPDFLKTGLVPGMPVNSTLPSDMEEILQAKTRELLELKKRKLELELEQTKKHLEEQERQLNQATDAIAVAPNVAMPAPPASVAALRPPIMEPVVRNSRNAGNPGIPNTPAAQQPFSAKSRVNPVNPALLNSVRQRDPRLARQMQSQVEAAPSRSSDPRLEGKSSSSSHKSSRSRSKSPVRNSSRSTKSNNGSSSHPNSSSNRKRSESKSSTSSSGSDARHKSGGGASSSSSTLSPAKRSSKPSAKEHSDRHDRNGSPSNLKRKSTSPTTSPLKSKRNAAHKSSSSMRGKSSSTRSRSRSPIFMDVDLRSGGGKSPEQKTAAPESLSQVAASASASSSASALAAAVAAKMTISTNDLEKPNLSTALLISPSTSASASALAAASAPLVNQSSPQGNVSEVLQQSINKLLQVQGITGEKRSADSLPLEIDEDEQPPQQKRSKSTKLDALFGSEDVDLRREIPAVVKPGSANAVIVVEDDSMDNCDVEKPQSKTNSQLKRPSLEELRAKLAKSARLHNKLSGKSDKVRDQSVVQRLKQLAELKANDDSQEAHDEKMRTILSQAQEMYENHNMNQEQYKDLVQKVVAINENSKMKESRRRPDGAEVERNAARDAVLRKRIPKLKSNENHSSGSPRSDGSPRYEDQPIQGSTSTEKPTQNKREKSKRENKRRKPSKWGEQVDPAAAQRAAWQLANVNNNNNNSNNNNKRCGAGGAGGSLPVVPPGFRGMPWQQPPAIVMPQTIVPPPPQPPSMMGLPPVPPVTMTKAINSLDNPMADVVRSIAIDGGSKEIRFYNQVAIIFMDGDEPHEIGFQHGQRVILIDHNEPLPLSFNDDYKPFHLDGALHRIRFGFPSRELYIDDHWYEIYFGGPPVSLPIGNSLHVLKAEGPPPNVDIGRVRRDLVVGKINMIVDAHTIVPLFLDARQQTFQMGAEQHSIQFVDSFQYALLDGQLQKIEYGGLPKGMKLNGGRSCFIRFGTLPKGVVAGKTHVADMVYIKTEAPAEPPQPPPMIVQPLPVVEQQPAAAAHVPAVSLPAASNALGNLNINDLFQKLVSSGIIGGTSIPGISSGESTSTKEAPAAAAPADAQATAAPPVYVSPPTEPIKRINLQRPETIKTRQSAVVATLYLGMQCSSCGVRFPPEQTIKYSQHLDWHFRQNRRERDSTRKATSRRWYYDLNDWRQYEEIEDVEEREKNFLDTQGQPGGPDAIDDLSQQRSLDSPVPTCAAGNDDVDRSCDMCHEKFEQFYNEELEEWHLRSAIRVEDKIYHPLCYEDYKTSLNPPAEQKDSKDVDMNNTDDNAMDTLLKLEDGGKEDDAAKRAPNLFDDDDDDVIVLPNEEPSVTEIVDDDEDEYVPANVTRAEMGNETEDKVEPSSGCEHDGEKQKSSQQPQNESANESDVEIQEPNIPFTDLDTYVEKEMDDETRLALLNVKIKEEPKDEYDEDEDDGFEDVGTVVPLLPLPEDEISINSSETQTQTIGSSPSPATIERPASVASLTLPANDDELEAADTVATVANAETELNGEPQESTHNLSAAGPAPALPLTNLVNRIKINITKNTSSIASNSASNGSSMAATSTPAAATMGSAADTQVSAISVIGGSGNCSSMETSQQVNAIQTISTIPVLCGGNTFVPKIATSAPANISSISVIGSSYGTNSRNSNSIATTTAPTSATVSAVVGAGSSSAVAQKPATPPPAVDADPEPVVELKPALRNVTLKRTKKVQNGTETSGLCSIM